The Natribaculum luteum genome contains the following window.
CAGTCACAGCCATCATTATCAGACGTCGATCGCATTCGAACGATCGTCGCCACTGCGACGAGCCGTGAGACGCGATCGCGTCCTCACTGACTGTTGGCCGAGAGTATCAGGTGTCGGCGACGTCGAGTTCGAACTGCTCGTTCTCGGAGACGGAGTTCAAGACGACGCTCGTGTTCGACTCTTTGATGTCGGGGTCGGTCAGCAGCGTCTTGATCTGCTCGTTCATCCCGTCGGTGTCTTTGAACTTCCCGACGGCGATAATGTCGTAATCGCCGGTAACTTCGTAGACACTCGTCATCTGGCGGTGTTCGCGCAGGCTATCGGTAATGTCGGGAAGCGCGTGGCCCTCGACTTTGAGTTGAATGACTGCAGTGACGTCGTAGCCGAGCGAATCGTAATCGACGCGCGGCGTGTAGCCCTCGATTACGCCCTGGTCTTCGAGTTCGGAGAGGTGATTCGAGACAGTCGTCACCGACACGTCGAGTTCCTCTGCCAGGCTGCGAAGGCTCGCCCGGCCATCGCCGAGGAGTGCATTCACCAACTTTGCGTCGAGATTTTCGTACGTCATCACGTACACCCTCTCACCCCACCCATTAGAACTTTACGAATATCCAGTTCCTCGGCGGTGAGAGAAGATTTGCTTAGAACAGCAGGATTTTAGTACTAGGGATAGTTGGATAAGACGACCAGAAGATGACAAGCGGAAATCTCACTACCGCAGAAGAGCACGTGCTCGAGGAGATCGAAGAGAAAGACGTCGATTTCCTTCGGCTACAGTTCACCGATATTCTCGGCACGGTCAAGAACGTCTCGGTCCCGGCACGGCAAGCCGAGAAGGCGTTCAGAGAGGGGATCTACTTCGACGGCTCGTCGATCGAGGGGTTCGTCCGGATTCAGGAGTCGGACATGCGCCTCAAACCCGATCCGGAGACGTTCGCGGTGTTGCCATGGCGGACCAACGAGGAAAGCGCCGCCGCGCGAATGATCTGTGACGTGATCAACACCTCGACGGGCGAACCGTTCGAGGGCGACCCGCGGTACGTACTGAAGCAGGCCCTCGAGCGCGCAAAGGAGATGGGCTACACCGTCAACGCCGCGCCCGAGCCCGAGTTCTTCCTGTTCGAGGAAGACGAGGAGGGGCGTGCGACGACGAAGACCAACGACGCCGGCGGCTACTTCGACCTCGCACCCAAGGACCTCGCCAGCGACGTGCGCCGCGACATCATCTACGGACTCGAGAACATGGGCTTCGAGATCGAGGCCAGCCACCACGAGGTCGCCGAAGGGCAACACGAGATCAACTTCGAGTACGACGACGCCCTGTCGACGGCCGACAACGTCGGCACGTTCCGGACGGTCGTCCGCGCGATCGCCGCAGAGCACGACCTCCACGCGACGTTCATGCCCAAGCCGATCGCCCGCATCAACGGCTCGGGGATGCACACCCACATCTCGCTTTTCACCGAAGACGGCGAGAACGCCTTCCACGACGGCGACGACGAGTTCGACCTGAGCGACACCGCCAAGTCGTTCCTCGCGGGTATCCTGGACCACGCCGACGCGATCACGGCGATCTCGAATCCGACCGTCAACAGCTACAAGCGCCTCGTACCGGGCTACGAAGCGCCAGTCTACGTCGCCTGGTCGGATCGCAATCGCTCGGCGCTGATCCGCCGGCCCGCCGCGCGCACGCCGGCAGCCTCGCGCATCGAACTGCGCTCGCCGGACCCGTCGTGTAACCCCTACCTCGCGCTGGCCGTCATGATCCACGCCGGTCTCGACGGCATCGAGAAAGACCTCGAGGCACCGGACCCGGTTCGCGAGAACATCTACGAGTTCGACGAGGCCAAACGCGAGGAGTACGGTATCGACACGCTGCCGGCCAACCTCGGCGAGGCGGTCGAGGCCCTCGAAGCGGACGAGGCGATGCTCGAGGCCCTCGGCGACCACGTCTCCGAGAAGTTCATCGAGGCGAAAAAACAGGAGTTCGGCGATTACATCGTCGAAGTCTCCGAGTGGGAACTCGACCGCTACCTCGAGACGTTCTGAGAGCGGCGAGACGACCGCCGTAACTCTATCTGCCGTCTTCTCCGGGCCGTATAGTCGGTCGTTCCCGTGCGGATCACCGGACGCTCGTCGTTTGACGCGCAGCGTCGCGGCCGACTCCGAAAGAAAACGGACCCCAACGGCGTTTCGCGGTCGTTGTCACGTCGCTGGTTCGCTTCCGAGCGAGCGGAAACGTCGACGAGGATCGCGTCGAATGCCGCGCTTTTCATACTGCCGGACAACACGGTTCAGCCTTCGATCGCACTCGAGACGCTGTCGTCAGCGACGACAGCCGTCGAGACGCGATCGAGTATTCACCGACTGTTGTCCGGTAGTGTCAGGCCGTGACAACACCCCCGTCCCGGAAAGGGGTCGCGGAGCCGACGAATCGGAGAATTCTCGGCAAAATTCGTCAGAGAATGTCGCCAAGACCGTCGTCTAGAGCGTCATCGACCGGGTCGTCGGGGAGACCCACGGAGTCTTCGGGGACGTCTGCCGGCGGTTCCGTAGGCAGGTCGCCGGGCACGTCGTCGAGGGCGTCATCCGGCACAGTGGATTCCTCTTCCGTAACCTCGACAGATTCCTGCTCGACGTTCTCGGAAACCTCGCTCGACTGCTGGTCGACACGTTCTTCGATCGTCTGCTGTGGGACAGCGCCTACCGCACCAACTCCGACACTCGTCGCGAGTAGACCGAGCGCGATCAGTACCATCGTTACCGTTCCAAACCGAGTCGCTATTTTCATGATCGGTCTGCCTGTCAGGGCACCGATCCGTCAATGCTACTGGCAATAAATCGACAGAGCCGTTCAACGATCGAACAGGAGATTTCGGTGACGGAACCGATTCGAGGAGCTACGGATAGCCGACAGATATCGCAACGGTAGATCGATGTTATTTTTTCGTGGTAATAACGTATGGATGTAGTCAGTTCCTGTCGCGTTCGTTCAACCGGACCGGACGACTGTCTAGCGGTAGGCGTTCGATTCGTCCCCGGCGGCAGAACGGTTCGTCGACCGCGCCAGTGTCGCCGACAAACTCGACACAAAAGCGGAGATAGTCGACGAGTCGATCGACGACGGCCCGCAGAGTCACGCGAGGAGACGGTATCGCAACGAACCGGTAGAGAAGCCGTAGAACGGTGAGAGCAGCGGCGGTCGCGACTCGCCGGCCAGATCAGGACCGACGCTCGCCGAGCCAGTCGCGCACGCGGCCGGGCACGTCGAGCAGCGACAGGCCCGTGCCGAAAAGCACCATCAGCACGTAGACGCCGAGCGTCGAGGTCCAGACGACGAACATCGCGAGGACGGCCCACGGACCGTCGAGGAAGTAGAACGCCCCGATCGTCATCGCGGTGCCGTAGAGCAACACCAGGTACGGCCCCCAGTCGCGTGCGTGACCGCGGCGGACTCGACGACGGACGTACCGCTTGAGTTCGTTCTCGAGGGATTCTTTCTGGACGGTTCGCCGGTCGACGTCGTCTTCGAACGACTCGAGTTCGTCGCGCAGGCGCTCGATCTCCTCGCGCAGCACTTCGGGATCGTCCGCACGGTCGCTCGTCCGCGCGCTCGCGGCGGGTCCGCCTGCCGGCTCCTCGTCGGTCCCCGTGGCGTCGTCGGTCATCGCTTCTGAACGGACCTGTCGCGCGCCGGGACTTTGTAGCTGCCGGTCCAGATCTCGGCCGGCCAGAACGGCGTTAAGAACCGCCCCGAACACGACGACCACGGCACCGACGTACAGCCAGGTCAACACGAGGAAGACACCCCCGAGTGCGCCGTAGAGGGCGTACGTGGTCGCGACGTCCGTGTAGACGCTGAACGTCCTGGCGAGCACCATCCAGCCCGTCGCCGCGAGCGCCGCACCGGGGAGCGCCTCGCCAGCCGTGACGCCGGCGTCAGGAAACACGATGTACATCGGGAGAAAGGCGACGAGCAGCGTGACGAAGAGAAAGACCGGTCCGACCAGCGCCATCACGCTCGTCGCCGCGGCTCCGATCACGGTCTCGATGCCGCCGAGTGCGACCAGTCCGAACGTGATCGTGACGAGGACGGCCGTCCAGTCGCGGACGTGTTCGGCCAGCGACTTCGCCGCCACGGTGCCGTAAACCTGGGAGAACGCGCGATCGAGGCCGCGTAACACGCGCGTTCCGGCCCAGGAGAGGCCGATCGCACCGACGATCGTCGCCCCGCTGCGTCCGGCCTCGGCGGTGAGCGCGTCCGCGAGCAGCGCCTGTGCGTCCGATGTGAGCGCTTCGCTCAGCGCGTCGGTGACGAACGCGGCGAACTCCTGGCCGCCGACGAACGTCGCGAGTGCGAGTCCGATCAGCGCCAGGGGGACGAGCGAGACGAACGCGTAGAAGGCGACGCCTGCGGCGAGAAGCGTCAGCTGTTCGTCACGAGCTACCCGGAGGACCCGACGGGCGACCTCGAGTCCCGTCCTGTAGTCGATCACAC
Protein-coding sequences here:
- the lrp gene encoding HTH-type transcriptional regulator Lrp, whose product is MTYENLDAKLVNALLGDGRASLRSLAEELDVSVTTVSNHLSELEDQGVIEGYTPRVDYDSLGYDVTAVIQLKVEGHALPDITDSLREHRQMTSVYEVTGDYDIIAVGKFKDTDGMNEQIKTLLTDPDIKESNTSVVLNSVSENEQFELDVADT
- the glnA gene encoding type I glutamate--ammonia ligase, with translation MTSGNLTTAEEHVLEEIEEKDVDFLRLQFTDILGTVKNVSVPARQAEKAFREGIYFDGSSIEGFVRIQESDMRLKPDPETFAVLPWRTNEESAAARMICDVINTSTGEPFEGDPRYVLKQALERAKEMGYTVNAAPEPEFFLFEEDEEGRATTKTNDAGGYFDLAPKDLASDVRRDIIYGLENMGFEIEASHHEVAEGQHEINFEYDDALSTADNVGTFRTVVRAIAAEHDLHATFMPKPIARINGSGMHTHISLFTEDGENAFHDGDDEFDLSDTAKSFLAGILDHADAITAISNPTVNSYKRLVPGYEAPVYVAWSDRNRSALIRRPAARTPAASRIELRSPDPSCNPYLALAVMIHAGLDGIEKDLEAPDPVRENIYEFDEAKREEYGIDTLPANLGEAVEALEADEAMLEALGDHVSEKFIEAKKQEFGDYIVEVSEWELDRYLETF
- a CDS encoding YihY/virulence factor BrkB family protein, which encodes MIDYRTGLEVARRVLRVARDEQLTLLAAGVAFYAFVSLVPLALIGLALATFVGGQEFAAFVTDALSEALTSDAQALLADALTAEAGRSGATIVGAIGLSWAGTRVLRGLDRAFSQVYGTVAAKSLAEHVRDWTAVLVTITFGLVALGGIETVIGAAATSVMALVGPVFLFVTLLVAFLPMYIVFPDAGVTAGEALPGAALAATGWMVLARTFSVYTDVATTYALYGALGGVFLVLTWLYVGAVVVVFGAVLNAVLAGRDLDRQLQSPGARQVRSEAMTDDATGTDEEPAGGPAASARTSDRADDPEVLREEIERLRDELESFEDDVDRRTVQKESLENELKRYVRRRVRRGHARDWGPYLVLLYGTAMTIGAFYFLDGPWAVLAMFVVWTSTLGVYVLMVLFGTGLSLLDVPGRVRDWLGERRS